A DNA window from Enterobacter cloacae subsp. cloacae ATCC 13047 contains the following coding sequences:
- a CDS encoding DUF4431 domain-containing protein, giving the protein MLNLLIKLTLSIAILFYNFSVNAACLKEGDKVVLSGVMKEELFYGPPNWGEDRQHDEKLLYWILHLNSPLKCVIDANTERDGWDSNVQLIVSSKDYKSKRNLLNHHITVYGNVMLADTGYHMTSVLLKDISFKPMRKNKKG; this is encoded by the coding sequence ATGCTAAATCTTCTTATCAAACTTACGTTGAGTATAGCCATCTTATTTTATAACTTCAGTGTTAATGCTGCATGTCTGAAAGAGGGGGATAAGGTTGTACTCTCAGGAGTAATGAAAGAAGAGTTGTTTTACGGTCCCCCCAACTGGGGAGAGGATAGGCAACATGACGAAAAATTACTTTACTGGATCCTGCATTTAAACAGTCCGCTAAAATGTGTGATTGATGCTAATACTGAGCGAGATGGGTGGGACAGCAATGTACAACTCATTGTTAGCAGTAAAGATTATAAAAGTAAACGCAACTTACTTAATCACCATATCACTGTATATGGAAATGTGATGCTTGCTGACACAGGTTATCATATGACTTCAGTTTTACTAAAAGACATCAGTTTTAAACCAATGCGAAAAAATAAAAAAGGATGA